In Plantibacter sp. PA-3-X8, one DNA window encodes the following:
- a CDS encoding DUF3515 family protein → MSPIRVLLATALAAAATLALAGCAPAVALEPAADANNPQCAEVTVRLPDVVAELPERGTDAQATGAWGDPATVLLHCGVAIPGPTTQQCQSVNGVDWIIDDADAPNYRFTTFGRAPAVEIVLDGDAVASSTVLADLAPAVSVLPVTGKCTALGDAELPIPTDG, encoded by the coding sequence ATGTCCCCGATTCGTGTGCTCCTCGCCACCGCCCTCGCCGCAGCCGCAACCCTGGCCCTCGCCGGCTGCGCGCCCGCCGTCGCGCTCGAACCCGCCGCCGATGCGAACAACCCGCAGTGCGCTGAGGTCACGGTGCGTCTGCCCGACGTCGTCGCCGAACTGCCCGAGCGAGGGACCGACGCCCAGGCCACCGGCGCCTGGGGCGATCCCGCGACGGTCCTCCTGCACTGCGGGGTCGCGATCCCCGGCCCGACCACGCAGCAGTGCCAGTCGGTGAACGGCGTCGACTGGATCATCGACGACGCCGACGCGCCGAACTACCGGTTCACCACCTTCGGGCGCGCGCCCGCGGTCGAGATCGTGCTCGACGGCGACGCCGTCGCCAGCAGCACCGTCCTGGCTGATCTGGCTCCTGCCGTGTCCGTGCTCCCCGTCACCGGGAAGTGCACCGCCCTCGGCGACGCCGAGCTCCCGATCCCCACCGACGGCTGA
- the thiL gene encoding thiamine-phosphate kinase, whose amino-acid sequence MNESGSASDDHGTVGPCVGDLAEGELLERIFPRLPHADAELLGPGDDAAVVLAPDGRFVVTTDTMIHGPDFRLAWSSAHDLGWKAAASNLADVAAMGARPTALVVALAMPKHLPVAVLDGFADGLRDACAELAPGCGVVGGDLAVSDVFMIAVTAFGDLEGRAPVRRDGARPGDVVAVAGELGSAAAGLRLLFSRGVDTDGVPSAEAAAGLRRDHRVEVEAQLAPRPPIAAGVVAAVAGATAMLDLSDGLALDAGRLARASGVAIDLRAEDLGADVALALAGGEDHSLLATFPAATTIPAGFRTIGSARAGAGVLVDGLAYDGRAGWDPYRDWDDASG is encoded by the coding sequence ATGAACGAGTCTGGGAGCGCGTCCGACGATCACGGAACGGTCGGGCCCTGTGTCGGGGACCTCGCCGAGGGGGAGCTGCTCGAGCGCATCTTCCCTCGCCTGCCGCACGCCGACGCCGAACTCCTCGGGCCGGGTGACGATGCCGCGGTCGTCCTGGCGCCGGACGGTCGGTTCGTCGTCACGACGGACACGATGATCCACGGGCCGGACTTCCGACTGGCGTGGTCGAGCGCCCACGACCTGGGGTGGAAGGCTGCGGCCAGCAACCTGGCGGACGTCGCGGCGATGGGGGCGCGTCCGACGGCGCTCGTCGTCGCACTCGCCATGCCCAAGCACCTGCCGGTCGCCGTGCTCGACGGGTTCGCAGACGGCTTGCGCGACGCCTGTGCCGAGCTCGCGCCCGGCTGCGGTGTCGTCGGCGGCGATCTGGCCGTGTCCGACGTCTTCATGATCGCGGTGACGGCGTTCGGCGACCTGGAGGGTCGTGCCCCCGTCCGGCGTGACGGAGCGCGACCCGGCGACGTGGTCGCGGTCGCGGGGGAGTTGGGTTCGGCTGCGGCAGGTCTGCGACTCCTCTTCTCGCGTGGGGTCGACACCGACGGCGTGCCTTCGGCCGAGGCAGCGGCCGGCCTGCGACGCGATCACCGGGTCGAGGTGGAGGCACAACTCGCACCACGGCCACCGATCGCCGCCGGTGTCGTCGCCGCCGTCGCCGGTGCCACGGCGATGCTCGACCTGTCGGACGGGCTCGCGCTCGACGCCGGTCGCCTCGCGCGGGCGAGTGGGGTCGCGATCGACCTCCGGGCCGAGGACCTGGGTGCCGACGTGGCGCTCGCCCTCGCCGGCGGCGAGGACCACTCCCTTCTGGCGACGTTCCCGGCCGCCACCACGATCCCCGCCGGCTTCCGGACCATCGGCTCGGCCCGGGCCGGTGCCGGAGTCCTCGTCGACGGTCTGGCCTACGACGGCCGCGCCGGCTGGGACCCCTACCGGGACTGGGACGATGCGTCCGGTTGA
- a CDS encoding RsmD family RNA methyltransferase, translating into MAGIRIISGFAGSRTIRVPGSGTRPTSDRVREALFSALEARDVLAGAEVLDLYAGSGSLGLECASRGAAVVTLVDRGSEAAKLCRDNARIVTSAAPRGAAPRITVHAKSVGAYLSGATVPSDLVFIDPPYDLPEAELTANLAALVGLVTDDGLVLVERSSRSPEPTLPPALEVLRKSTYGETVVWWITPV; encoded by the coding sequence ATGGCCGGCATCAGGATCATCTCGGGTTTCGCCGGATCACGCACGATCCGGGTCCCGGGCAGCGGTACACGACCGACGAGCGATCGCGTCCGCGAGGCGCTCTTCTCCGCGCTGGAGGCCCGCGACGTGCTCGCCGGAGCCGAAGTGCTCGACCTGTACGCCGGGTCGGGGTCGCTGGGGCTCGAGTGCGCCAGCCGGGGTGCAGCAGTGGTCACCCTCGTCGACCGCGGGTCTGAGGCCGCGAAGCTGTGTCGGGACAACGCGAGGATCGTGACCTCGGCAGCGCCTCGCGGCGCGGCACCACGCATCACAGTGCATGCCAAATCGGTCGGCGCCTACCTGTCCGGGGCGACGGTCCCGTCCGACCTCGTCTTCATCGATCCCCCGTACGACCTCCCCGAGGCGGAGCTCACGGCCAACCTCGCCGCGCTCGTCGGTCTGGTCACCGACGACGGGCTCGTGCTCGTCGAGCGGAGCTCCCGCTCGCCCGAACCGACCCTTCCCCCAGCGCTCGAGGTCCTGCGGAAGAGCACCTACGGCGAGACCGTCGTCTGGTGGATCACGCCGGTCTGA
- a CDS encoding ATP-dependent DNA helicase RecG, protein MTGIELGTKLGGVLGGRTATALQKAFGVETVGDLLEHYPRRYAKRGELTVIGLLPLGEDVTIVADVLEVRDRQMKQRKGSILEVVISDGQGRLNLTFFNQPWRANELRPGLRGIFAGKVGDYRGSYQLAHPQYQIFPDDAEAPALADAQAKAWSEAPIPIYPATSTITSWNLRQSVELVLDALPPQEDPVPRSVRAARGELSFDAAIRAVHRPTVDRDWQRGRRSLRYQEAYLLQTALLQQRAATRALAAEPRVPKAGGYLERLDAALPFELTGDQQTVGTEIAADLAQPNPMNRLVQGEVGSGKTLVALRAMAAVADSGGQSVLLAPTEVLAAQHLRSIVRSLGPDLSAELMPTLLTGQLPTSDRKRALLRIVAGQARIVIGTHALLGDAVTFADLGMVVVDEQHRFGVEQRDQLRQKGRTPPHVLVLTATPIPRTVAMTVFGDLDVSIIKELPRGRQGIESFVVALADHPRWISRVWERLAEELAQGRQGFVVCPAIDAKEVEPGEELEEDADPARPIASVLTTVEQLRTHPLLASRRIDVLHGRMSAEEKDRTMRAFAAGEIDVLVATTVIEVGVDVPNASTMVVLDAERFGVSQLHQLRGRVGRGGVPGLCLLVTAAETESTARERVDAVAATLDGFDLAQVDLELRREGDVLGSMQSGGRSSLKLLRVVHDSEVIIEARADAAELLGTDPDLADHPVLAEALRRRLDESDRAALAKN, encoded by the coding sequence ATGACGGGGATCGAGCTGGGCACGAAGCTCGGCGGTGTCCTCGGCGGACGGACCGCGACGGCACTCCAGAAGGCGTTCGGCGTCGAGACCGTCGGCGACCTCCTCGAGCACTACCCGCGTCGCTACGCGAAGCGCGGCGAGCTGACGGTCATCGGCCTGCTGCCGCTCGGCGAGGACGTGACGATCGTCGCCGACGTCCTCGAGGTCCGCGACCGCCAGATGAAGCAACGCAAGGGTTCCATCCTCGAGGTCGTCATCTCCGACGGTCAGGGTCGGCTCAACCTCACCTTCTTCAACCAGCCCTGGCGCGCGAACGAACTCCGGCCGGGACTCCGCGGCATCTTCGCAGGCAAGGTCGGCGACTACCGCGGCAGTTATCAGCTCGCCCACCCGCAGTACCAGATCTTCCCCGACGACGCTGAAGCCCCGGCGCTCGCCGACGCCCAGGCGAAGGCGTGGTCGGAGGCCCCCATCCCGATCTACCCGGCGACGAGCACGATCACGAGCTGGAACCTCAGACAATCCGTCGAGCTGGTTCTGGACGCCCTGCCGCCGCAGGAGGACCCCGTCCCGCGGTCGGTCCGGGCGGCGAGGGGTGAACTCTCCTTCGACGCCGCCATCCGTGCCGTCCACCGCCCGACGGTCGACCGCGACTGGCAGCGCGGTCGCCGCAGCCTGCGGTACCAGGAGGCGTACCTCCTCCAGACGGCCCTGCTCCAGCAGCGTGCGGCCACTCGTGCGCTGGCGGCCGAACCCCGCGTGCCGAAAGCCGGCGGCTACCTCGAGCGCCTCGATGCCGCGCTCCCGTTCGAGCTGACCGGCGACCAGCAGACGGTCGGCACGGAGATCGCGGCCGACCTCGCGCAGCCCAATCCGATGAACCGGCTCGTCCAGGGCGAGGTCGGCTCGGGCAAGACGCTCGTCGCCCTCCGGGCCATGGCGGCCGTTGCCGACAGCGGGGGACAGTCGGTGCTGCTGGCGCCCACCGAGGTCCTCGCGGCGCAGCATCTGCGGTCGATCGTCCGTTCGCTCGGCCCCGACCTCTCGGCCGAGCTCATGCCGACGCTGCTCACCGGCCAGCTGCCGACGTCCGATCGCAAACGGGCGCTGCTGCGGATCGTCGCCGGCCAGGCCCGGATCGTGATCGGGACGCACGCGCTGCTGGGTGACGCCGTGACCTTCGCCGATCTGGGGATGGTCGTCGTCGACGAACAGCACCGCTTCGGCGTGGAGCAGCGCGACCAGCTCCGTCAGAAGGGACGCACACCGCCGCATGTCCTCGTGCTGACCGCGACGCCGATCCCACGGACCGTGGCCATGACCGTCTTCGGCGACCTCGACGTCAGCATCATCAAGGAGCTGCCACGCGGCCGGCAGGGGATCGAGAGCTTCGTGGTCGCCCTGGCCGATCACCCACGGTGGATCTCCCGCGTCTGGGAGCGCCTCGCCGAGGAACTCGCGCAGGGGCGGCAGGGGTTCGTGGTGTGCCCGGCGATCGACGCCAAGGAGGTCGAGCCCGGTGAGGAACTCGAGGAGGACGCCGACCCGGCGCGCCCGATCGCGTCCGTGCTCACCACGGTGGAGCAGCTGCGTACCCACCCACTGCTGGCGTCCCGACGCATCGACGTCCTCCACGGCCGGATGAGCGCGGAGGAGAAGGACCGGACGATGCGGGCCTTCGCGGCCGGTGAGATCGACGTGCTCGTGGCGACGACGGTCATCGAGGTGGGCGTCGACGTCCCCAACGCCTCGACGATGGTCGTGCTCGACGCGGAGCGTTTCGGGGTGTCGCAGCTCCACCAGCTCCGCGGACGCGTCGGTCGAGGCGGCGTCCCCGGGCTGTGTCTGCTCGTCACCGCGGCGGAGACGGAGAGCACCGCACGCGAGCGCGTCGACGCGGTTGCCGCGACGCTCGACGGCTTCGACCTGGCGCAGGTCGACCTCGAGCTGCGGCGCGAGGGTGACGTCCTCGGCAGCATGCAGTCGGGCGGGCGGTCCTCGCTCAAACTGCTTCGGGTCGTGCACGACAGCGAGGTCATCATCGAGGCGCGGGCGGATGCCGCCGAGCTCCTCGGCACCGACCCCGACCTCGCCGATCACCCGGTGCTGGCCGAAGCGCTCCGCCGACGCCTCGACGAATCCGACCGCGCCGCGCTCGCCAAGAACTGA
- the coaD gene encoding pantetheine-phosphate adenylyltransferase: MKRIAVVPGSFDPVTLGHLDVIERAARIFDELHVLVVHNPDKSALLPMPQRVSLLERSIADGGLPDNIVVAQWNVGLLVDYCTDVGASVLVKGIRSQVDVAYETPMAIMNRSLAGVETVFLLPDPAHAHVSSSLVRQVAALGGDVSPYVPQVVATFLQEG; this comes from the coding sequence ATGAAGCGGATCGCCGTCGTCCCCGGATCGTTCGACCCAGTCACCCTCGGTCACCTGGATGTCATCGAGCGGGCGGCGCGCATCTTCGACGAACTGCACGTGCTGGTGGTGCACAACCCCGACAAGTCCGCGCTGCTGCCGATGCCGCAGCGGGTGTCCCTGCTCGAGCGCTCCATCGCGGACGGCGGATTGCCTGACAACATCGTCGTCGCGCAGTGGAACGTCGGCCTGCTCGTCGACTACTGCACGGACGTCGGCGCGAGCGTGCTCGTGAAGGGCATCCGCTCGCAGGTCGACGTCGCGTACGAGACGCCCATGGCCATCATGAACCGCAGCCTCGCCGGCGTGGAGACGGTCTTCCTCCTGCCTGATCCCGCGCACGCGCACGTCTCCAGTTCACTCGTCCGGCAGGTGGCCGCGCTCGGTGGCGATGTCAGCCCGTACGTCCCGCAGGTGGTGGCGACCTTCCTCCAAGAGGGCTAG
- a CDS encoding DUF177 domain-containing protein codes for MREHDLEVVLAERWGEGLVAVQEGTTLSEQVRLESVHEGILVTVDVDALATGECGRCLRDIELPVEVEIQELFAYPNSEASDFEVHDDHVDLEPLVRDAVVLALPFQPVCQPDCPGLDPETGERLAERPERHPHDVADPRWSALAGLSSDSVLDTDASSAQRAAADTEER; via the coding sequence ATGCGCGAGCACGACCTCGAGGTGGTGCTCGCCGAGCGCTGGGGCGAGGGTCTGGTCGCCGTCCAGGAGGGCACGACGCTTTCCGAGCAGGTGCGTCTCGAGTCCGTGCACGAGGGGATCCTCGTGACCGTCGACGTCGACGCACTGGCGACCGGCGAGTGCGGCCGTTGCCTCCGCGACATCGAACTGCCTGTCGAAGTCGAGATTCAGGAACTTTTCGCGTATCCTAATTCGGAAGCGTCTGACTTCGAGGTTCACGACGACCACGTGGATCTTGAACCTCTGGTCAGAGATGCGGTAGTTCTCGCATTACCGTTTCAGCCGGTGTGCCAGCCGGATTGCCCCGGACTCGACCCCGAGACCGGTGAGCGGCTGGCCGAACGTCCGGAACGACACCCTCACGACGTCGCAGATCCTCGCTGGTCTGCGCTCGCGGGCTTGTCCTCAGACTCCGTACTTGACACAGACGCCAGTAGCGCCCAGCGCGCCGCTGCAGACACAGAAGAGAGATAG
- the rpmF gene encoding 50S ribosomal protein L32 — MAGNPPKRKVSRSNTRSRRSQWKAAVPTLVKTVENGRVTYSLPHRAKVVEDSQGTALYLEYKGRKVADV; from the coding sequence ATGGCTGGAAACCCCCCGAAGCGGAAGGTCTCGCGCTCGAACACCCGCTCGCGTCGCTCGCAGTGGAAGGCCGCCGTGCCGACGCTCGTGAAGACGGTGGAGAACGGCCGCGTCACGTACAGCCTGCCGCACCGCGCCAAGGTCGTCGAGGACTCGCAGGGCACCGCCCTGTACCTCGAGTACAAGGGCCGCAAGGTCGCAGACGTCTGA
- the rnc gene encoding ribonuclease III: MVVFARQLGVDVSYELLDLALTHRSYAYEHGGLPHNERLEFLGDSILGQAVTVMLYRDFPHLDEGQLAKRRASLVSTIALAEVARSIGLGERIKLGKGEDQTGGRDKASILADTMEAVIGATYLSAGPDAATALVLRLVNPLLENPERFGAAMDPKTSLQEAAAAIGAPAPVYEIASSGPDHNRRFVATVTVGTAVTATGSGTSKKHAEMAAALEAWSRISAGTP, translated from the coding sequence GTGGTCGTTTTCGCACGGCAACTGGGTGTCGACGTCTCGTACGAGCTGCTCGACTTGGCGCTGACGCACCGCTCGTACGCGTACGAGCACGGTGGACTCCCGCACAACGAGCGCCTCGAGTTCCTCGGCGACTCGATCCTCGGGCAGGCCGTCACCGTCATGCTCTACCGCGACTTCCCGCACCTTGACGAAGGGCAGCTGGCGAAGCGTCGGGCGAGCCTCGTCTCGACGATCGCGCTCGCCGAGGTCGCGCGTTCGATCGGTCTGGGCGAGCGGATCAAGCTCGGCAAGGGCGAGGACCAGACCGGAGGCCGCGACAAGGCGTCCATCCTGGCCGACACGATGGAGGCCGTCATCGGCGCGACGTACCTGTCGGCCGGACCCGACGCCGCGACGGCACTCGTCCTGCGCCTGGTGAACCCCCTCCTCGAGAACCCTGAGCGCTTCGGCGCGGCGATGGACCCGAAGACGAGCCTCCAGGAGGCCGCCGCGGCCATCGGTGCGCCGGCGCCCGTCTACGAGATCGCCAGCTCCGGCCCCGATCACAACCGACGGTTCGTCGCGACGGTCACCGTGGGCACCGCGGTCACGGCGACGGGCTCCGGCACGAGCAAGAAGCACGCCGAGATGGCGGCGGCCCTGGAAGCCTGGTCGAGGATCAGTGCCGGAACTCCCTGA
- the mutM gene encoding bifunctional DNA-formamidopyrimidine glycosylase/DNA-(apurinic or apyrimidinic site) lyase — MPELPEVEVVRAGLEPAVSGATIAGVEVFDERSLRRHASGVADFTARLTGRTIRSAVRRGKFLWFPLDDDEAIVGHLGMSGQMLLRSPGDDADRLLRIRLQLEHPEHGELWLHFVDQRIFGSMAVTALVPTTDGAAGGFGDEVAMVPDQVAHIARDPMDPAFDDAGFLRRLREKRTGVKRALLDQTLVSGIGNIYADESLWAARIHPEQETARLGLGRAGRLLEEVRAVLAKALAEGGTSFDAQYVNVNGQAGYFAHSLNAYGRQGKPCARCGTLIVREQFMNRGSHRCPVCQRRT, encoded by the coding sequence GTGCCGGAACTCCCTGAGGTCGAGGTCGTCCGCGCCGGCTTGGAGCCCGCCGTCAGCGGGGCGACGATCGCCGGCGTCGAGGTCTTCGACGAACGCTCCCTGCGCCGCCACGCGAGTGGTGTCGCCGACTTCACGGCACGGCTGACGGGGCGGACCATCCGATCTGCCGTCCGACGCGGGAAGTTCCTCTGGTTCCCCCTCGACGACGATGAGGCGATCGTCGGTCACCTGGGCATGAGCGGGCAGATGCTGCTCCGGTCACCTGGCGATGACGCCGACCGACTCCTGCGCATCCGCTTGCAGCTGGAGCATCCCGAGCACGGCGAGCTCTGGCTGCACTTCGTGGACCAGCGGATCTTCGGCTCCATGGCGGTGACCGCGCTCGTCCCGACGACGGACGGAGCCGCAGGTGGGTTTGGCGACGAGGTCGCGATGGTGCCCGACCAGGTCGCGCACATCGCCCGCGACCCGATGGACCCGGCCTTCGACGACGCCGGCTTCCTCCGACGACTGCGCGAGAAACGCACCGGTGTGAAGCGGGCGCTCCTCGATCAGACCCTGGTCAGCGGGATCGGCAACATCTACGCGGACGAGTCGCTCTGGGCGGCGCGCATCCACCCCGAGCAGGAGACCGCCCGTCTCGGGCTCGGACGCGCCGGCCGGCTGCTCGAGGAGGTCCGTGCCGTGCTCGCCAAGGCCCTGGCCGAGGGCGGGACGAGCTTCGACGCCCAGTACGTGAACGTCAACGGTCAGGCGGGGTACTTCGCCCACAGCCTGAACGCCTACGGAAGGCAGGGCAAACCGTGCGCGCGCTGCGGCACGCTCATCGTCCGCGAGCAGTTCATGAACCGGGGCTCGCACCGCTGTCCCGTGTGCCAGCGCCGCACCTGA
- a CDS encoding GNAT family N-acetyltransferase, whose product MRVTIDEVEIPTSGSSAVFEAVQEVANTLEAEIWSTDDFALTSAMTLPEYRDQRFQRRVLLAAALDGRVVGRGWLGYGAEADAVTASLDVGVLPDARRRGIGTALLLELERRALAAGRPTVTAFTQHAVDDIPADEPLLGASVGERAIPANAAASRFMLDRGYALAQVERTNRCDLASMLGELPDIVATSTARAGHTYRLVHWVDRTPDELLGSLATAHGHMATDIPAADLELDPEVWTPERVRAREAQLAASGDHAIVVAAVHRDSGAVAGYSELVLGEGKEHAEQWDTLVLADHRGHGLGLWMKAANLLALADQAPERSRIYSWNADENAHMLAINDRLGFRIVGYSGEWQRRLPRSD is encoded by the coding sequence ATGCGCGTCACGATCGACGAGGTCGAGATCCCAACGTCCGGGAGCTCAGCCGTGTTCGAAGCGGTCCAGGAGGTCGCGAACACGCTCGAAGCGGAGATCTGGTCCACCGACGACTTCGCTCTGACCTCCGCCATGACCCTGCCCGAGTACCGCGACCAGCGGTTCCAGCGACGCGTCCTGCTCGCCGCCGCCCTCGACGGCCGTGTGGTCGGTCGCGGCTGGCTCGGGTACGGCGCCGAGGCCGACGCGGTGACGGCCTCCCTGGACGTCGGTGTCCTCCCCGACGCGCGTCGTCGTGGGATCGGCACAGCGCTCCTGCTGGAGCTGGAGCGACGGGCCCTCGCGGCCGGTCGCCCGACAGTGACCGCCTTCACCCAGCACGCCGTCGACGACATCCCGGCCGACGAGCCACTCCTCGGTGCGAGCGTCGGCGAACGGGCTATCCCTGCGAACGCCGCGGCGAGCCGGTTCATGCTCGATCGTGGATACGCCCTCGCCCAGGTCGAGCGAACCAACCGCTGCGACCTCGCCTCGATGCTCGGGGAGCTGCCGGACATCGTCGCGACGTCGACCGCCCGAGCCGGGCACACATACCGCCTCGTGCACTGGGTGGACCGCACCCCCGACGAGCTGCTCGGCTCGCTCGCCACAGCCCACGGACACATGGCGACCGACATCCCGGCCGCCGATCTGGAACTCGACCCCGAGGTCTGGACGCCCGAGCGGGTCCGCGCCCGCGAGGCACAGCTGGCGGCGTCTGGCGACCACGCGATCGTCGTCGCCGCCGTCCACCGCGACAGCGGCGCGGTCGCCGGGTACAGCGAGCTCGTCCTCGGCGAGGGCAAGGAACACGCGGAGCAGTGGGACACGCTCGTGCTCGCCGACCACCGGGGACACGGCCTCGGACTCTGGATGAAAGCGGCGAACCTCCTCGCACTCGCCGATCAGGCACCCGAGCGGTCCCGGATCTACAGCTGGAACGCCGACGAGAACGCGCACATGCTCGCGATCAACGACCGACTCGGGTTCCGCATCGTCGGCTATTCCGGAGAGTGGCAGCGCCGACTCCCCCGCAGCGACTGA